From the Bos javanicus breed banteng chromosome 7, ARS-OSU_banteng_1.0, whole genome shotgun sequence genome, the window CGTCCCAGGGCAGTGAGAGCTTCCAGGCGGTCCCCTTTGGCAGCCAGCCCTGGCCACCTGGGCTCATGGCCCCTGTCCCTGGGCTTAGGCCCCACGCCTCCCTGAGTGGCCACCCCATCACTCCCCAGAGAGCCAGACCAGCCAGCCTGGGCCAAGCCTGGCCTATGTGGCTGGAGCCCCAGACTCAGGCTCCAGTGGTCCAGACGGACTGTTTGGAGGGCTTGCCAGGTGAGCCTGGGCCAGTTCTGGTCCTCTTTCAACCTCTGGGCCTGCCCCGGCCATTGCcgggggcgggaggtgggggcaTGTTCCTACCTTCCTGTGTGGAGCCCTCTAGGCCAGGCCTGGGACTTCAGACTCTGGCAGCTACAGTCAATGGACAAGATCCAGAAGCCAGAACACCCCAAACAGATGGGCAGAGTTCCCTGGAAGGCAGAGGACAGACAACCTTGCGGGTAGGGCTGGAGGTGAGGAGGGCTGAAACACAGGGAGGACAGGCCTTGAAGGAAGAACTGAAATTtaacaggaggaaaggggaaggcCTCTCAGGGAGCGGCCTGAGCAAAGAGGGCTAAGTTCTGGAGGCGAATGCTCAGGGAACACCTGGCACATGCCCCCAGCACATCCGAAATGCATTTACCCTCCCCACCTGGCTGTGGTGAAGCTCTGTCCGCTCTAGTGAGTTTTATGCAAGGAGTTCTGATAATGCCTCACGCATGACCTTTCAGCTCTAGGCGCCCAGACTGCTCCAGGCCAGGCCTGGAAAAGAGAAACAAGTCCAGAGAGGTAGAACCTGGCCGGGCACTGCTGACACTTTCCAGCCAGCACTTGGTGACAGTGTACCTTCAGAAACTCAGAGTCTGGTGAGGGAGAATAAGAGCAGAAACGAAGAACAGGACCCAAGTTCCTGGCCCACAGTCAGCTTCCTCCCAACCAATTTGCTCCCCACACCCAGGAGTGGTCACTTTGAGTGCCCCAAATGGGTCAAGCACTCTAGCCCTCTGCTCCACCCTCTTGCCAGACACCCTTCCTGCCCTTTTCCCTGGTTAGACTCCCTGTCCTCCCACCTCCTGCTGGCCTGGACCCCAGTCTGGGCTCCTGGGTATACTGGGCACCTGCTATGCCTGGTACCTTTCGTGGCTGAGGTCaggatttctgttttctttcctagaCAGGAGACAGACTCAGTGAGAATTGACCACCCCGGTGAGGGGTGTGCGTGTCGGGGGTCCTGCAGGGAGGCAGCAGCGGCCGCTGACTTCCCATTTTGGGCAGTGAGACTGCAAAACCCTTCACCAGGCTGGACAGGGTGGCTTGGTGTTGGGGGAGCCTAGGTTAGAATTCTGAGGTCCGGGTTTGAGTGTGGGAGGGCACAGGGCGGTGAACCATTTCTGGGTCTTCTGTTCCTTTGGCCTGTTGACTCTGCAGACCAGATTGCTGGCTTGAATGGAGGTGGTTGAGAACAATCCGAACCCTGGGTCCAGCCCCCATGATAAGGAATGTGCACTCAGGGCCCCACAGAGTTGGGGTGACAGGGGGCAGGACCTGGGGCAGAGGGTACAAGCAGCCCGACCGGCGGAGGCCTCCAGGACGGTCTGGGCGGGGcagggggatggggaggtgggggcgCGGTTGGGGCTGCAGCCCCCGCGTGGCCGGGGCACGGCAGGAGGGGGCGCCCGCGGCCCTCCCGGCGTTCGGGCGGGACAAAGGCCGGAGCCCCGGCCCCTCCCCAGCGGGTGCGGTGGTGACGGCCCGCGCTCTTAGTGTCCGCGCTGCCGGGCAGGCGCCCGGGGCGACCCCGgcgccccgcccgccgccgcctGACTTCTCGGCGCCCGAGGTCGCGCGCGCTCAGGCGGGGGTGGCCGGGGATCTCCAAGCGCCGGCGCGCCCTCCTCCCGCCCGCCCCGCGCCCGCCCGCTcggcggcggcggaggaggcGGAGACGGCTGGCAGGCGGCGGCCAGGCGAGCGCGGCGGCCGGACCGGGGCCATGGCGCCCGCGCAGCGcccgctgctgccgctgctgctgctgctgctgccgctgccgccgccgcccttCGCGCACGGCGAGGACGCCGCCCGCGCCAACTCGGACCGGTACGCCGTCTACTGGAACCGCAGCAACCCCAGGTGAGTGCGGCCGCGGGCGAGGACCGCGCGCCGGGAGACCCCggactcccccaccccagcctggcctCCCACCCCGGGCTCGGGGCGCCCCTGCGCGCTGCCCTCAGTAGTGGGGACGCCCGCTTCCCACGGGAGCCTCCAGGGAGTTCCGGCCACCGGAGTTTGGGGGACTCACTCTGCGTGCATCTCCCCTCGGGGCGCCCCTCCGCCTACAGGTTTGGGAGACTTGGCGCCCTGCATGCCTCGGAGCGCCGCCGGCCCAGGAGTTTGGGGATCCCCTCTGGCACCCTCAGAAGCCGTTTGTCCCTGAATTCCCTCCCCTTTCTTGGGGGACCCAATGCTCAGGTCTCTCCGGGGACCTCCGCTAGCTTTAGAGTTGGTGGGAATGCCCAGGAATCTTGTCACTGAGCCGCGCCCAAAGGTGAGGGACTGAGGTGGGGGACCGTGGCCCCGCAAGGGAGGGTTCCTCAGGCGTGTTCTGTCGGAGGCTCCCCAGATGAACTTGGGGAAGTTGGAATGTCCCTCTCGGTGGACCAGTGTCCACATTTGCTTCAGGGGGGTCCCTGGTCCGGGGTCTCAAAGGGACggagagactgaggcacagaggaggCTCGGGGTCTGTCCCCAGAGTCCTGATCAGGCGGTGTTCTCCGCTGTCCTCCTCTCACTGACTGGGAAACTGAGGTATGGAAGGGCCAAGCAGCTGGCTCAAGGTCACGGTGAGGGGAGCAGATCTGGGGCTAGGACCCAGGTGCCCCACCCGCCTGCCTGCAGACCTCCTCTAGGTCGGGTACTGAGTACAGTCTGGGGGCAGCGGGAGCCCCTGCTACTCCAGCAAGAAAAGTTTGCTGGGGACTGACCACATCCTGGTCAGCAGTGGAAGCCTCGGACCATCTGGGGTCTGGGAAGAGGGAGTGGGCTGAGGGGTCCCATGGGAGATGGGATCTAGGGTCCTACAGCTCCTGGTTCCCCCCACCGTCAGGGTCACGGTCATATCcaggccagctgggctgcacgtgGGGGCAGGGGCGCCGGCCTCCCCGCCCCCTGATCCTCTGCCTGCAGTCACTTTCTTTCGGTTTTCAAGAGCCAGCCGAACTGCCTGCCTTCCAAGCCAGCAGTACCCCGCCATCCCTTCGCCGTCCCCTGCTGTCCTCGGTCCTCCTGCAGAAAGTTGCATAAACGACTGTCTTTGAGGCCAGCCCTGGGACCAGGGCAGCCTGTGTCCCAGGTCGGGGCAGGGAGCCCATGCGGACACCCCCCTCATTTGCCTGGCTGTGGGGTCAGCCCCAGGAATGAGGGCAGAGATCCGGGGTCGACGAGGG encodes:
- the EFNA2 gene encoding ephrin-A2, which gives rise to MIRNVHSGPHRVGVTGGRTWGRGYKQPDRRRPPGRSGRGRGMGRWGRGWGCSPRVAGARQEGAPAALPAFGRDKGRSPGPSPAGAVVTARALSVRAAGQAPGATPAPRPPPPDFSAPEVARAQAGVAGDLQAPARPPPARPAPARSAAAEEAETAGRRRPGERGGRTGAMAPAQRPLLPLLLLLLPLPPPPFAHGEDAARANSDRYAVYWNRSNPRFHAGAADDGGGYTVEVSINDYLDIYCPHYGAPLPPAERMEHYVLYMVNGEGHASCDHRQRGFKRWECNRPAAPGGPLKFSEKFQLFTPFSLGFEFRPGHEYYYISATPPNAVDRPCLRLKVYVRPTNETLYEAPEPIFTSNNSCSGLGSCQLFLSTVPVLWTLLGS